A region of Panicum virgatum strain AP13 chromosome 8N, P.virgatum_v5, whole genome shotgun sequence DNA encodes the following proteins:
- the LOC120686169 gene encoding probable E3 ubiquitin-protein ligase RNF217 isoform X2 — protein MKEAPKSSSYVTVRFYCSTYRWVHSFWRPESSFVPEFAKEETKQTPPGSWRYPTRSTPRNSSFKRPQLDSAVVVVNTANNDTTAAETPAVLAVAECSCCSSSPPPSLAVAAPATGEEDDAIAVATCKICLDYVPASHVHHASHDCAHAFCAACLSGYISAKTQGGRISDVKCPGDGEDCCDDVLDPELCQGIISGEAFEAWCAALCMSMVEGGSNFCYCPFDDCSEILVDDRGGDVPESECPACRRLFCARCRVPWHAGITCAEYGQLAPGDKGKEDLVVLEMAKGEKWKRCPQCKYFVEKHNGCVHMTCRCGFQFCYACGEPWGQPDHSSCNTA, from the exons ATGAAAGAGGCTCCTAAGTCCAGCAGCTACGTTACCGTACGTTTTTATTGCTCTACATATAGATGGGTCCATTCATTCTGGAGGCCAGAAAGCAGCTTCGTTCCAGAG TTTGCCAAGGAAGAAACCAAGCAGACGCCACCGGGCTCATGGCGATATCCGACGAGGAGTACGCCGCGGAACTCCAGCTTCAAGAG GCCGCAGCTTGAtagcgccgtcgtcgtcgtcaacaCCGCCAACAATGACACAACAGCTGCTGAGACGCCCGCCGTGCTTGCCGTAGCTGAGTgcagctgctgctcctcctcgcctccgccATCTCTTGCAGTTGCAGCCCCTGCCACCGGGGAAGAAGACGACGCAATTGCGGTAGCAACTTGCAAGATCTGCCTGGACTACGTGCCAGCGTCGCACGTGCACCACGCAAGTCACGACTGCGCGCATGCCTTCTGCGCAGCCTGCCTCTCCGGCTACATCAGCGCAAAGACCCAAGGCGGCCGCATCTCGGACGTCAAGTGTCCCGGGGACGGGGAGGACTGCTGCGACGACGTCCTTGACCCCGAACTCTGCCAAGGTATCATATCCGGCGAGGCTTTCGAGGCCTGGTGCGCCGCACTATGCATGTCCATGGTGGAGGGAGGCAGCAACTTTTGCTATTGCCCCTTCGACGACTGCTCGGAGATCTTGGTGGAcgatcgcggcggcgacgtgcCGGAGTCGGAGTGCCCGGCGTGCAGGAGGCTGTTCTGTGCACGGTGCCGCGTGCCATGGCACGCTGGCATTACCTGTGCCGAGTATGGCCAATTAGCACCTGGGGACAAGGGGAAGGAGGACTTAGTGGTGCTGGAGATGGCCAAGGGGGAAAAGTGGAAGAGGTGCCCCCAGTGCAAGTACTTTGTCGAAAAACACAACGGCTGTGTGCACATGACTTGCAG GTGTGGCTTCCAGTTCTGCTATGCATGTGGCGAGCCGTGGGGGCAGCCTGATCATTCCTCTTGCAACACAGCGTGA
- the LOC120686169 gene encoding probable E3 ubiquitin-protein ligase RNF217 isoform X4 → MGPFILEARKQLRSRVCQGRNQADATGLMAISDEEYAAELQLQELDSAVVVVNTANNDTTAAETPAVLAVAECSCCSSSPPPSLAVAAPATGEEDDAIAVATCKICLDYVPASHVHHASHDCAHAFCAACLSGYISAKTQGGRISDVKCPGDGEDCCDDVLDPELCQGIISGEAFEAWCAALCMSMVEGGSNFCYCPFDDCSEILVDDRGGDVPESECPACRRLFCARCRVPWHAGITCAEYGQLAPGDKGKEDLVVLEMAKGEKWKRCPQCKYFVEKHNGCVHMTCRCGFQFCYACGEPWGQPDHSSCNTA, encoded by the exons ATGGGTCCATTCATTCTGGAGGCCAGAAAGCAGCTTCGTTCCAGAG TTTGCCAAGGAAGAAACCAAGCAGACGCCACCGGGCTCATGGCGATATCCGACGAGGAGTACGCCGCGGAACTCCAGCTTCAAGAG CTTGAtagcgccgtcgtcgtcgtcaacaCCGCCAACAATGACACAACAGCTGCTGAGACGCCCGCCGTGCTTGCCGTAGCTGAGTgcagctgctgctcctcctcgcctccgccATCTCTTGCAGTTGCAGCCCCTGCCACCGGGGAAGAAGACGACGCAATTGCGGTAGCAACTTGCAAGATCTGCCTGGACTACGTGCCAGCGTCGCACGTGCACCACGCAAGTCACGACTGCGCGCATGCCTTCTGCGCAGCCTGCCTCTCCGGCTACATCAGCGCAAAGACCCAAGGCGGCCGCATCTCGGACGTCAAGTGTCCCGGGGACGGGGAGGACTGCTGCGACGACGTCCTTGACCCCGAACTCTGCCAAGGTATCATATCCGGCGAGGCTTTCGAGGCCTGGTGCGCCGCACTATGCATGTCCATGGTGGAGGGAGGCAGCAACTTTTGCTATTGCCCCTTCGACGACTGCTCGGAGATCTTGGTGGAcgatcgcggcggcgacgtgcCGGAGTCGGAGTGCCCGGCGTGCAGGAGGCTGTTCTGTGCACGGTGCCGCGTGCCATGGCACGCTGGCATTACCTGTGCCGAGTATGGCCAATTAGCACCTGGGGACAAGGGGAAGGAGGACTTAGTGGTGCTGGAGATGGCCAAGGGGGAAAAGTGGAAGAGGTGCCCCCAGTGCAAGTACTTTGTCGAAAAACACAACGGCTGTGTGCACATGACTTGCAG GTGTGGCTTCCAGTTCTGCTATGCATGTGGCGAGCCGTGGGGGCAGCCTGATCATTCCTCTTGCAACACAGCGTGA
- the LOC120686169 gene encoding probable E3 ubiquitin-protein ligase RNF217 isoform X1: MGPFILEARKQLRSRVCQGRNQADATGLMAISDEEYAAELQLQEVIVVSSAMAMIVNSTMAGTAAQSSLRPQLDSAVVVVNTANNDTTAAETPAVLAVAECSCCSSSPPPSLAVAAPATGEEDDAIAVATCKICLDYVPASHVHHASHDCAHAFCAACLSGYISAKTQGGRISDVKCPGDGEDCCDDVLDPELCQGIISGEAFEAWCAALCMSMVEGGSNFCYCPFDDCSEILVDDRGGDVPESECPACRRLFCARCRVPWHAGITCAEYGQLAPGDKGKEDLVVLEMAKGEKWKRCPQCKYFVEKHNGCVHMTCRCGFQFCYACGEPWGQPDHSSCNTA, translated from the exons ATGGGTCCATTCATTCTGGAGGCCAGAAAGCAGCTTCGTTCCAGAG TTTGCCAAGGAAGAAACCAAGCAGACGCCACCGGGCTCATGGCGATATCCGACGAGGAGTACGCCGCGGAACTCCAGCTTCAAGAGGTGATCGTTGTTTCCTCCGCCATGGCGATGATTGTTAATTCCACCATGGCAGGGACTGCAGCACAATCATCGCTCAGGCCGCAGCTTGAtagcgccgtcgtcgtcgtcaacaCCGCCAACAATGACACAACAGCTGCTGAGACGCCCGCCGTGCTTGCCGTAGCTGAGTgcagctgctgctcctcctcgcctccgccATCTCTTGCAGTTGCAGCCCCTGCCACCGGGGAAGAAGACGACGCAATTGCGGTAGCAACTTGCAAGATCTGCCTGGACTACGTGCCAGCGTCGCACGTGCACCACGCAAGTCACGACTGCGCGCATGCCTTCTGCGCAGCCTGCCTCTCCGGCTACATCAGCGCAAAGACCCAAGGCGGCCGCATCTCGGACGTCAAGTGTCCCGGGGACGGGGAGGACTGCTGCGACGACGTCCTTGACCCCGAACTCTGCCAAGGTATCATATCCGGCGAGGCTTTCGAGGCCTGGTGCGCCGCACTATGCATGTCCATGGTGGAGGGAGGCAGCAACTTTTGCTATTGCCCCTTCGACGACTGCTCGGAGATCTTGGTGGAcgatcgcggcggcgacgtgcCGGAGTCGGAGTGCCCGGCGTGCAGGAGGCTGTTCTGTGCACGGTGCCGCGTGCCATGGCACGCTGGCATTACCTGTGCCGAGTATGGCCAATTAGCACCTGGGGACAAGGGGAAGGAGGACTTAGTGGTGCTGGAGATGGCCAAGGGGGAAAAGTGGAAGAGGTGCCCCCAGTGCAAGTACTTTGTCGAAAAACACAACGGCTGTGTGCACATGACTTGCAG GTGTGGCTTCCAGTTCTGCTATGCATGTGGCGAGCCGTGGGGGCAGCCTGATCATTCCTCTTGCAACACAGCGTGA
- the LOC120686169 gene encoding probable E3 ubiquitin-protein ligase RNF217 isoform X3 has translation MAAASSFGDDSYLMVADDMYLIAVCQGRNQADATGLMAISDEEYAAELQLQELDSAVVVVNTANNDTTAAETPAVLAVAECSCCSSSPPPSLAVAAPATGEEDDAIAVATCKICLDYVPASHVHHASHDCAHAFCAACLSGYISAKTQGGRISDVKCPGDGEDCCDDVLDPELCQGIISGEAFEAWCAALCMSMVEGGSNFCYCPFDDCSEILVDDRGGDVPESECPACRRLFCARCRVPWHAGITCAEYGQLAPGDKGKEDLVVLEMAKGEKWKRCPQCKYFVEKHNGCVHMTCRCGFQFCYACGEPWGQPDHSSCNTA, from the exons ATGGCCGCCGCTTCTTCCTTTGGCGACGACTCTTACCTCATGGTTGCCGACGACATGTACTTGATAGCAGTTTGCCAAGGAAGAAACCAAGCAGACGCCACCGGGCTCATGGCGATATCCGACGAGGAGTACGCCGCGGAACTCCAGCTTCAAGAG CTTGAtagcgccgtcgtcgtcgtcaacaCCGCCAACAATGACACAACAGCTGCTGAGACGCCCGCCGTGCTTGCCGTAGCTGAGTgcagctgctgctcctcctcgcctccgccATCTCTTGCAGTTGCAGCCCCTGCCACCGGGGAAGAAGACGACGCAATTGCGGTAGCAACTTGCAAGATCTGCCTGGACTACGTGCCAGCGTCGCACGTGCACCACGCAAGTCACGACTGCGCGCATGCCTTCTGCGCAGCCTGCCTCTCCGGCTACATCAGCGCAAAGACCCAAGGCGGCCGCATCTCGGACGTCAAGTGTCCCGGGGACGGGGAGGACTGCTGCGACGACGTCCTTGACCCCGAACTCTGCCAAGGTATCATATCCGGCGAGGCTTTCGAGGCCTGGTGCGCCGCACTATGCATGTCCATGGTGGAGGGAGGCAGCAACTTTTGCTATTGCCCCTTCGACGACTGCTCGGAGATCTTGGTGGAcgatcgcggcggcgacgtgcCGGAGTCGGAGTGCCCGGCGTGCAGGAGGCTGTTCTGTGCACGGTGCCGCGTGCCATGGCACGCTGGCATTACCTGTGCCGAGTATGGCCAATTAGCACCTGGGGACAAGGGGAAGGAGGACTTAGTGGTGCTGGAGATGGCCAAGGGGGAAAAGTGGAAGAGGTGCCCCCAGTGCAAGTACTTTGTCGAAAAACACAACGGCTGTGTGCACATGACTTGCAG GTGTGGCTTCCAGTTCTGCTATGCATGTGGCGAGCCGTGGGGGCAGCCTGATCATTCCTCTTGCAACACAGCGTGA
- the LOC120686171 gene encoding probable E3 ubiquitin-protein ligase RNF217 isoform X2, whose translation MGPFILEARKQLRSRVCQGRNQADATGLMAISDEEYAAELQLQEVIVVSSAMAMIVNSTMAATAAQSSLRPQLDSAVVVVNTANNDTTAAETPAVLAVAECSCCSSSPPPSLAVAAPATGEEDDAIAVATCKICLDYVPASHVHHASHDCAHAFCAACLSGYISAKTQGGRISDVKCPGDGEDCCDDVLDPELCQGIISGEAFEAWCAALCMSMVEGGSNFCYCPFDDCSEILVDDRGGDVPESECPACRRLFCARCRVPWHAGITCAEYGQLAPGDKGKEDLVVLEMAKGEKWKRCPQCKYFVEKHNGCVHMTCRCGFQFCYACGEPWGQPDHSSCNTA comes from the exons ATGGGTCCATTCATTCTGGAGGCCAGAAAGCAGCTTCGTTCCAGAG TTTGCCAAGGAAGAAACCAAGCAGACGCCACCGGGCTCATGGCGATATCCGACGAGGAGTACGCCGCGGAACTCCAGCTTCAAGAGGTGATCGTTGTTTCCTCCGCCATGGCGATGATTGTTAATTCCACCATGGCAGCGACTGCAGCACAATCATCGCTCAGGCCGCAGCTTGAtagcgccgtcgtcgtcgtcaacaCCGCCAACAATGACACAACAGCTGCTGAGACGCCCGCCGTGCTTGCCGTAGCTGAGTgcagctgctgctcctcctcgcctccgccATCTCTTGCAGTTGCAGCCCCTGCCACCGGGGAAGAAGACGACGCAATTGCGGTAGCAACTTGCAAGATCTGCCTGGACTACGTGCCAGCGTCGCACGTGCACCACGCAAGTCACGACTGCGCGCATGCCTTCTGCGCAGCCTGCCTCTCCGGCTACATCAGCGCAAAGACCCAAGGCGGCCGCATCTCGGACGTCAAGTGTCCCGGGGACGGGGAGGACTGCTGCGACGACGTCCTTGACCCCGAACTCTGCCAAGGTATCATATCCGGCGAGGCTTTCGAGGCCTGGTGCGCCGCACTATGCATGTCCATGGTGGAGGGAGGCAGCAACTTTTGCTATTGCCCCTTCGACGACTGCTCGGAGATCTTGGTGGAcgatcgcggcggcgacgtgcCGGAGTCGGAGTGCCCGGCGTGCAGGAGGCTGTTCTGTGCACGGTGCCGCGTGCCATGGCACGCTGGCATTACCTGTGCCGAGTATGGCCAATTAGCACCTGGGGACAAGGGGAAGGAGGACTTAGTGGTGCTGGAGATGGCCAAGGGGGAAAAGTGGAAGAGGTGCCCCCAGTGCAAGTACTTTGTCGAAAAACACAACGGCTGTGTGCACATGACTTGCAG GTGTGGCTTCCAGTTCTGCTATGCATGTGGCGAGCCGTGGGGGCAGCCTGATCATTCCTCTTGCAACACAGCGTGA
- the LOC120686171 gene encoding probable E3 ubiquitin-protein ligase RNF217 isoform X1 has translation MAAASSFGDDSYLMVADDMYLIAVCQGRNQADATGLMAISDEEYAAELQLQEVIVVSSAMAMIVNSTMAATAAQSSLRPQLDSAVVVVNTANNDTTAAETPAVLAVAECSCCSSSPPPSLAVAAPATGEEDDAIAVATCKICLDYVPASHVHHASHDCAHAFCAACLSGYISAKTQGGRISDVKCPGDGEDCCDDVLDPELCQGIISGEAFEAWCAALCMSMVEGGSNFCYCPFDDCSEILVDDRGGDVPESECPACRRLFCARCRVPWHAGITCAEYGQLAPGDKGKEDLVVLEMAKGEKWKRCPQCKYFVEKHNGCVHMTCRCGFQFCYACGEPWGQPDHSSCNTA, from the exons ATGGCCGCCGCTTCTTCCTTTGGCGACGACTCTTACCTCATGGTTGCCGACGACATGTACTTGATAGCAGTTTGCCAAGGAAGAAACCAAGCAGACGCCACCGGGCTCATGGCGATATCCGACGAGGAGTACGCCGCGGAACTCCAGCTTCAAGAGGTGATCGTTGTTTCCTCCGCCATGGCGATGATTGTTAATTCCACCATGGCAGCGACTGCAGCACAATCATCGCTCAGGCCGCAGCTTGAtagcgccgtcgtcgtcgtcaacaCCGCCAACAATGACACAACAGCTGCTGAGACGCCCGCCGTGCTTGCCGTAGCTGAGTgcagctgctgctcctcctcgcctccgccATCTCTTGCAGTTGCAGCCCCTGCCACCGGGGAAGAAGACGACGCAATTGCGGTAGCAACTTGCAAGATCTGCCTGGACTACGTGCCAGCGTCGCACGTGCACCACGCAAGTCACGACTGCGCGCATGCCTTCTGCGCAGCCTGCCTCTCCGGCTACATCAGCGCAAAGACCCAAGGCGGCCGCATCTCGGACGTCAAGTGTCCCGGGGACGGGGAGGACTGCTGCGACGACGTCCTTGACCCCGAACTCTGCCAAGGTATCATATCCGGCGAGGCTTTCGAGGCCTGGTGCGCCGCACTATGCATGTCCATGGTGGAGGGAGGCAGCAACTTTTGCTATTGCCCCTTCGACGACTGCTCGGAGATCTTGGTGGAcgatcgcggcggcgacgtgcCGGAGTCGGAGTGCCCGGCGTGCAGGAGGCTGTTCTGTGCACGGTGCCGCGTGCCATGGCACGCTGGCATTACCTGTGCCGAGTATGGCCAATTAGCACCTGGGGACAAGGGGAAGGAGGACTTAGTGGTGCTGGAGATGGCCAAGGGGGAAAAGTGGAAGAGGTGCCCCCAGTGCAAGTACTTTGTCGAAAAACACAACGGCTGTGTGCACATGACTTGCAG GTGTGGCTTCCAGTTCTGCTATGCATGTGGCGAGCCGTGGGGGCAGCCTGATCATTCCTCTTGCAACACAGCGTGA